One window of the Melanotaenia boesemani isolate fMelBoe1 chromosome 14, fMelBoe1.pri, whole genome shotgun sequence genome contains the following:
- the LOC121653116 gene encoding histone-binding protein N1/N2-like isoform X3: MPEETSTALGSGSAEEKPCSSTAAAAADSSVDAMEEAKKLIGTGKRHLVMGDIVSAVNVFQEACGILAAKYGDTADECGEAFFLCGKSLLELARMENSVLGNALEGVPEESEEEEQPNNPNIETADNLDEKTRDDLRKQVYDAMAEEEKTGTADLKQESKDVMRDAEVKRENEVKATVEHGGSQEPSSSSVNGEPKGSLIEVDGAETDPDSSVQGVHEKSAEKEAVQQEKAGISDEYKEVPEEGNEKFKPEAQQDNVESDGNDDDDDDDEDEDDNEENGVGNAQDKEEEDVGNLQLAWEMLEIAKVIYRRKEGKEDQLMAAQAYLRLGEVSAESGNYPQALEDFQECLALQLKHLPPHSRLLAETHYHVATTLCYMDQYSQANQHYNSSIKVIETRLAMLQEIIDAAEGPDGATEERNEMEELKLLLPDIREKVEDAKESQRTASAASQAIQQTLGGASTSTFLCENGGPSSSKASLQTTSQIPVKACDSASSSKAVSDISHLVRKKPATQSASAESSS, translated from the exons ATGCCTGAAGAAACATCTACCGCATTGGGCTCTGGGAG TGCGGAGGAGAAGCCGTGTTcttcaacagcagcagctgctgcagacag CTCAGTTGACGCGATGGAGGAGGCAAAGAAACTGATTGGCACAGGGAAAAGGCATCTAGTGATGGGGGATATTGTTTCTGCTGTCAATGTCTTCCAGGAAGCTTGTGGCATACT GGCTGCAAAGTATGGAGACACTGcagatgagtgtggtgaggccTTCTTCCTATGTGGGAAGTCACTGCTGGAGCTTGCCAG GATGGAGAATAGTGTTCTTGGTAATGCCTTGGAGGGAGTCCCAGAAGAAtcggaggaagaggagcaacCCAACAACCCAAATATTGAGACTGCAGACAACCTCGATG AGAAAACTAGAGATGATCTGCGTAAGCAAGTTTATGATGCCATGGCGGAGGAGGAAAAGACTGGAACTGCTGATCTGAAGCAGGAGTCCAAAGATGTGATGAGGGATGCTGAGGTGAAAAGGGAGAATGAGGTCAAGGCCACAGTCGAACATGGTGGATCACAGGAACCCTCAAGTTCCTCTGTGAATGGGGAACCGAAGGGTTCATTGATTGAAGTGGATGGAGCTGAGACAGACCCAGATTCTTCTGTGCAAGGTGTTCATGAAAAATCTGCTGAAAAAGAAGCTGTGCAGCAAGAGAAGGCTGGAATTTCTGACGAGTACAAGGAGGTGCCAGAAGAAGGAAATGAGAAATTCAAACCAGAAGCTCAACAAGATAATGTTGAATCAGACGGTA AtgatgacgacgatgatgacgatgaggatgaagatgacaaTGAGGAGAATGGAGTGGGAAATGCACAGGATAAG GAAGAAGAGGATGTTGGGAATTTACAGTTGGCATGGGAGATGCTGGAGATTGCCAAAGTCATCTATAGGAG GAAGGAAGGCAAAGAAGACCAGTTGATGGCAGCCCAGGCGTATCTGAGACTTGGAGAAGTTAGTGCTGAATCAG GTAACTATCCCCAGGCTCTAGAAGACTTCCAGGAGTGTCTTGCCCTGCAGCTCAAACACTTGCCTCCCCACAGTCGTCTACTTGCTGAGACTCACTACCATGTTGCTACAACACTTTGCTACATGGATCAGTACAGCCAGGCCAACCAGCACTACAACAGCTCCATAAAAGTAATTGAAACCCGTTTAG CTATGCTGCAGGAGATTATAGATGCAGCAGAAGGACCCGATGGTGCAACAGAAGAGAGGAATGAGATGGAAGAGCTGAAGCTGCTTTTGCCTGACATCAGGGAAAAGGTGGAGGATGCCAAGGAAAGCCAGAGAACAGCCAGTGCTGCCTCACAGGCTATCCAGCAGACACTA GGTGGTGCCTCAACTTCAACATTCCTATGTGAAAATGGTGGCCCTTCATCATCAAAAGCATCATTGCAAACAACGAGCCAG ATTCCAGTTAAAGCATGTGACAGCGCCTCATCTTCCAAAGCAGTGTCGGACATCTCTCACTTAGTCAGGAAAAAG CCTGCCACCCAGTCAGCCTCTGCTGAGTCCTCGTCGTGA
- the LOC121653116 gene encoding histone-binding protein N1/N2-like isoform X1: MPEETSTALGSGSAEEKPCSSTAAAAADSSVDAMEEAKKLIGTGKRHLVMGDIVSAVNVFQEACGILAAKYGDTADECGEAFFLCGKSLLELARMENSVLGNALEGVPEESEEEEQPNNPNIETADNLDEKTRDDLRKQVYDAMAEEEKTGTADLKQESKDVMRDAEVKRENEVKATVEHGGSQEPSSSSVNGEPKGSLIEVDGAETDPDSSVQGVHEKSAEKEAVQQEKAGISDEYKEVPEEGNEKFKPEAQQDNVESDGNDDDDDDDEDEDDNEENGVGNAQDKEEEDVGNLQLAWEMLEIAKVIYRRKEGKEDQLMAAQAYLRLGEVSAESGNYPQALEDFQECLALQLKHLPPHSRLLAETHYHVATTLCYMDQYSQANQHYNSSIKVIETRLAMLQEIIDAAEGPDGATEERNEMEELKLLLPDIREKVEDAKESQRTASAASQAIQQTLGGASTSTFLCENGGPSSSKASLQTTSQIPVKACDSASSSKAVSDISHLVRKKRKPEEESPVKDTDAKQAKQETTVNGSGDSSASNSNEVQEGKSQEPATQSASAESSS, encoded by the exons ATGCCTGAAGAAACATCTACCGCATTGGGCTCTGGGAG TGCGGAGGAGAAGCCGTGTTcttcaacagcagcagctgctgcagacag CTCAGTTGACGCGATGGAGGAGGCAAAGAAACTGATTGGCACAGGGAAAAGGCATCTAGTGATGGGGGATATTGTTTCTGCTGTCAATGTCTTCCAGGAAGCTTGTGGCATACT GGCTGCAAAGTATGGAGACACTGcagatgagtgtggtgaggccTTCTTCCTATGTGGGAAGTCACTGCTGGAGCTTGCCAG GATGGAGAATAGTGTTCTTGGTAATGCCTTGGAGGGAGTCCCAGAAGAAtcggaggaagaggagcaacCCAACAACCCAAATATTGAGACTGCAGACAACCTCGATG AGAAAACTAGAGATGATCTGCGTAAGCAAGTTTATGATGCCATGGCGGAGGAGGAAAAGACTGGAACTGCTGATCTGAAGCAGGAGTCCAAAGATGTGATGAGGGATGCTGAGGTGAAAAGGGAGAATGAGGTCAAGGCCACAGTCGAACATGGTGGATCACAGGAACCCTCAAGTTCCTCTGTGAATGGGGAACCGAAGGGTTCATTGATTGAAGTGGATGGAGCTGAGACAGACCCAGATTCTTCTGTGCAAGGTGTTCATGAAAAATCTGCTGAAAAAGAAGCTGTGCAGCAAGAGAAGGCTGGAATTTCTGACGAGTACAAGGAGGTGCCAGAAGAAGGAAATGAGAAATTCAAACCAGAAGCTCAACAAGATAATGTTGAATCAGACGGTA AtgatgacgacgatgatgacgatgaggatgaagatgacaaTGAGGAGAATGGAGTGGGAAATGCACAGGATAAG GAAGAAGAGGATGTTGGGAATTTACAGTTGGCATGGGAGATGCTGGAGATTGCCAAAGTCATCTATAGGAG GAAGGAAGGCAAAGAAGACCAGTTGATGGCAGCCCAGGCGTATCTGAGACTTGGAGAAGTTAGTGCTGAATCAG GTAACTATCCCCAGGCTCTAGAAGACTTCCAGGAGTGTCTTGCCCTGCAGCTCAAACACTTGCCTCCCCACAGTCGTCTACTTGCTGAGACTCACTACCATGTTGCTACAACACTTTGCTACATGGATCAGTACAGCCAGGCCAACCAGCACTACAACAGCTCCATAAAAGTAATTGAAACCCGTTTAG CTATGCTGCAGGAGATTATAGATGCAGCAGAAGGACCCGATGGTGCAACAGAAGAGAGGAATGAGATGGAAGAGCTGAAGCTGCTTTTGCCTGACATCAGGGAAAAGGTGGAGGATGCCAAGGAAAGCCAGAGAACAGCCAGTGCTGCCTCACAGGCTATCCAGCAGACACTA GGTGGTGCCTCAACTTCAACATTCCTATGTGAAAATGGTGGCCCTTCATCATCAAAAGCATCATTGCAAACAACGAGCCAG ATTCCAGTTAAAGCATGTGACAGCGCCTCATCTTCCAAAGCAGTGTCGGACATCTCTCACTTAGTCAGGAAAAAG AGGAAACCAGAAGAGGAGAGCCCAGTAAAGGACACAGATGCTAAACAAGCAAAACAGGAAACCACAGTTAATGGCAGCGGTGACTCTAGTGCCAGCAACAGCAATGAAGTCCAGGAGGGAAAATCGCAAGAG CCTGCCACCCAGTCAGCCTCTGCTGAGTCCTCGTCGTGA
- the LOC121653116 gene encoding histone-binding protein N1/N2-like isoform X2 produces the protein MPEETSTALGSGSAEEKPCSSTAAAAADSSVDAMEEAKKLIGTGKRHLVMGDIVSAVNVFQEACGILAAKYGDTADECGEAFFLCGKSLLELARMENSVLGNALEGVPEESEEEEQPNNPNIETADNLDEKTRDDLRKQVYDAMAEEEKTGTADLKQESKDVMRDAEVKRENEVKATVEHGGSQEPSSSSVNGEPKGSLIEVDGAETDPDSSVQGVHEKSAEKEAVQQEKAGISDEYKEVPEEGNEKFKPEAQQDNVESDDDDDDDDDEDEDDNEENGVGNAQDKEEEDVGNLQLAWEMLEIAKVIYRRKEGKEDQLMAAQAYLRLGEVSAESGNYPQALEDFQECLALQLKHLPPHSRLLAETHYHVATTLCYMDQYSQANQHYNSSIKVIETRLAMLQEIIDAAEGPDGATEERNEMEELKLLLPDIREKVEDAKESQRTASAASQAIQQTLGGASTSTFLCENGGPSSSKASLQTTSQIPVKACDSASSSKAVSDISHLVRKKRKPEEESPVKDTDAKQAKQETTVNGSGDSSASNSNEVQEGKSQEPATQSASAESSS, from the exons ATGCCTGAAGAAACATCTACCGCATTGGGCTCTGGGAG TGCGGAGGAGAAGCCGTGTTcttcaacagcagcagctgctgcagacag CTCAGTTGACGCGATGGAGGAGGCAAAGAAACTGATTGGCACAGGGAAAAGGCATCTAGTGATGGGGGATATTGTTTCTGCTGTCAATGTCTTCCAGGAAGCTTGTGGCATACT GGCTGCAAAGTATGGAGACACTGcagatgagtgtggtgaggccTTCTTCCTATGTGGGAAGTCACTGCTGGAGCTTGCCAG GATGGAGAATAGTGTTCTTGGTAATGCCTTGGAGGGAGTCCCAGAAGAAtcggaggaagaggagcaacCCAACAACCCAAATATTGAGACTGCAGACAACCTCGATG AGAAAACTAGAGATGATCTGCGTAAGCAAGTTTATGATGCCATGGCGGAGGAGGAAAAGACTGGAACTGCTGATCTGAAGCAGGAGTCCAAAGATGTGATGAGGGATGCTGAGGTGAAAAGGGAGAATGAGGTCAAGGCCACAGTCGAACATGGTGGATCACAGGAACCCTCAAGTTCCTCTGTGAATGGGGAACCGAAGGGTTCATTGATTGAAGTGGATGGAGCTGAGACAGACCCAGATTCTTCTGTGCAAGGTGTTCATGAAAAATCTGCTGAAAAAGAAGCTGTGCAGCAAGAGAAGGCTGGAATTTCTGACGAGTACAAGGAGGTGCCAGAAGAAGGAAATGAGAAATTCAAACCAGAAGCTCAACAAGATAATGTTGAATCAGACG AtgatgacgacgatgatgacgatgaggatgaagatgacaaTGAGGAGAATGGAGTGGGAAATGCACAGGATAAG GAAGAAGAGGATGTTGGGAATTTACAGTTGGCATGGGAGATGCTGGAGATTGCCAAAGTCATCTATAGGAG GAAGGAAGGCAAAGAAGACCAGTTGATGGCAGCCCAGGCGTATCTGAGACTTGGAGAAGTTAGTGCTGAATCAG GTAACTATCCCCAGGCTCTAGAAGACTTCCAGGAGTGTCTTGCCCTGCAGCTCAAACACTTGCCTCCCCACAGTCGTCTACTTGCTGAGACTCACTACCATGTTGCTACAACACTTTGCTACATGGATCAGTACAGCCAGGCCAACCAGCACTACAACAGCTCCATAAAAGTAATTGAAACCCGTTTAG CTATGCTGCAGGAGATTATAGATGCAGCAGAAGGACCCGATGGTGCAACAGAAGAGAGGAATGAGATGGAAGAGCTGAAGCTGCTTTTGCCTGACATCAGGGAAAAGGTGGAGGATGCCAAGGAAAGCCAGAGAACAGCCAGTGCTGCCTCACAGGCTATCCAGCAGACACTA GGTGGTGCCTCAACTTCAACATTCCTATGTGAAAATGGTGGCCCTTCATCATCAAAAGCATCATTGCAAACAACGAGCCAG ATTCCAGTTAAAGCATGTGACAGCGCCTCATCTTCCAAAGCAGTGTCGGACATCTCTCACTTAGTCAGGAAAAAG AGGAAACCAGAAGAGGAGAGCCCAGTAAAGGACACAGATGCTAAACAAGCAAAACAGGAAACCACAGTTAATGGCAGCGGTGACTCTAGTGCCAGCAACAGCAATGAAGTCCAGGAGGGAAAATCGCAAGAG CCTGCCACCCAGTCAGCCTCTGCTGAGTCCTCGTCGTGA
- the LOC121653116 gene encoding histone-binding protein N1/N2-like isoform X4 gives MPEETSTALGSGSAEEKPCSSTAAAAADSSVDAMEEAKKLIGTGKRHLVMGDIVSAVNVFQEACGILAAKYGDTADECGEAFFLCGKSLLELARMENSVLGNALEGVPEESEEEEQPNNPNIETADNLDDDDDDDDDDDEDEDDNEENGVGNAQDKEEEDVGNLQLAWEMLEIAKVIYRRKEGKEDQLMAAQAYLRLGEVSAESGNYPQALEDFQECLALQLKHLPPHSRLLAETHYHVATTLCYMDQYSQANQHYNSSIKVIETRLAMLQEIIDAAEGPDGATEERNEMEELKLLLPDIREKVEDAKESQRTASAASQAIQQTLGGASTSTFLCENGGPSSSKASLQTTSQIPVKACDSASSSKAVSDISHLVRKKRKPEEESPVKDTDAKQAKQETTVNGSGDSSASNSNEVQEGKSQEPATQSASAESSS, from the exons ATGCCTGAAGAAACATCTACCGCATTGGGCTCTGGGAG TGCGGAGGAGAAGCCGTGTTcttcaacagcagcagctgctgcagacag CTCAGTTGACGCGATGGAGGAGGCAAAGAAACTGATTGGCACAGGGAAAAGGCATCTAGTGATGGGGGATATTGTTTCTGCTGTCAATGTCTTCCAGGAAGCTTGTGGCATACT GGCTGCAAAGTATGGAGACACTGcagatgagtgtggtgaggccTTCTTCCTATGTGGGAAGTCACTGCTGGAGCTTGCCAG GATGGAGAATAGTGTTCTTGGTAATGCCTTGGAGGGAGTCCCAGAAGAAtcggaggaagaggagcaacCCAACAACCCAAATATTGAGACTGCAGACAACCTCGATG ATGAT GAtgatgacgacgatgatgacgatgaggatgaagatgacaaTGAGGAGAATGGAGTGGGAAATGCACAGGATAAG GAAGAAGAGGATGTTGGGAATTTACAGTTGGCATGGGAGATGCTGGAGATTGCCAAAGTCATCTATAGGAG GAAGGAAGGCAAAGAAGACCAGTTGATGGCAGCCCAGGCGTATCTGAGACTTGGAGAAGTTAGTGCTGAATCAG GTAACTATCCCCAGGCTCTAGAAGACTTCCAGGAGTGTCTTGCCCTGCAGCTCAAACACTTGCCTCCCCACAGTCGTCTACTTGCTGAGACTCACTACCATGTTGCTACAACACTTTGCTACATGGATCAGTACAGCCAGGCCAACCAGCACTACAACAGCTCCATAAAAGTAATTGAAACCCGTTTAG CTATGCTGCAGGAGATTATAGATGCAGCAGAAGGACCCGATGGTGCAACAGAAGAGAGGAATGAGATGGAAGAGCTGAAGCTGCTTTTGCCTGACATCAGGGAAAAGGTGGAGGATGCCAAGGAAAGCCAGAGAACAGCCAGTGCTGCCTCACAGGCTATCCAGCAGACACTA GGTGGTGCCTCAACTTCAACATTCCTATGTGAAAATGGTGGCCCTTCATCATCAAAAGCATCATTGCAAACAACGAGCCAG ATTCCAGTTAAAGCATGTGACAGCGCCTCATCTTCCAAAGCAGTGTCGGACATCTCTCACTTAGTCAGGAAAAAG AGGAAACCAGAAGAGGAGAGCCCAGTAAAGGACACAGATGCTAAACAAGCAAAACAGGAAACCACAGTTAATGGCAGCGGTGACTCTAGTGCCAGCAACAGCAATGAAGTCCAGGAGGGAAAATCGCAAGAG CCTGCCACCCAGTCAGCCTCTGCTGAGTCCTCGTCGTGA
- the LOC121653116 gene encoding histone-binding protein N1/N2-like isoform X5 — protein MPEETSTALGSGSAEEKPCSSTAAAAADSSVDAMEEAKKLIGTGKRHLVMGDIVSAVNVFQEACGILAAKYGDTADECGEAFFLCGKSLLELARMENSVLGNALEGVPEESEEEEQPNNPNIETADNLDDDDDDDDDEDEDDNEENGVGNAQDKEEEDVGNLQLAWEMLEIAKVIYRRKEGKEDQLMAAQAYLRLGEVSAESGNYPQALEDFQECLALQLKHLPPHSRLLAETHYHVATTLCYMDQYSQANQHYNSSIKVIETRLAMLQEIIDAAEGPDGATEERNEMEELKLLLPDIREKVEDAKESQRTASAASQAIQQTLGGASTSTFLCENGGPSSSKASLQTTSQIPVKACDSASSSKAVSDISHLVRKKRKPEEESPVKDTDAKQAKQETTVNGSGDSSASNSNEVQEGKSQEPATQSASAESSS, from the exons ATGCCTGAAGAAACATCTACCGCATTGGGCTCTGGGAG TGCGGAGGAGAAGCCGTGTTcttcaacagcagcagctgctgcagacag CTCAGTTGACGCGATGGAGGAGGCAAAGAAACTGATTGGCACAGGGAAAAGGCATCTAGTGATGGGGGATATTGTTTCTGCTGTCAATGTCTTCCAGGAAGCTTGTGGCATACT GGCTGCAAAGTATGGAGACACTGcagatgagtgtggtgaggccTTCTTCCTATGTGGGAAGTCACTGCTGGAGCTTGCCAG GATGGAGAATAGTGTTCTTGGTAATGCCTTGGAGGGAGTCCCAGAAGAAtcggaggaagaggagcaacCCAACAACCCAAATATTGAGACTGCAGACAACCTCGATG AtgatgacgacgatgatgacgatgaggatgaagatgacaaTGAGGAGAATGGAGTGGGAAATGCACAGGATAAG GAAGAAGAGGATGTTGGGAATTTACAGTTGGCATGGGAGATGCTGGAGATTGCCAAAGTCATCTATAGGAG GAAGGAAGGCAAAGAAGACCAGTTGATGGCAGCCCAGGCGTATCTGAGACTTGGAGAAGTTAGTGCTGAATCAG GTAACTATCCCCAGGCTCTAGAAGACTTCCAGGAGTGTCTTGCCCTGCAGCTCAAACACTTGCCTCCCCACAGTCGTCTACTTGCTGAGACTCACTACCATGTTGCTACAACACTTTGCTACATGGATCAGTACAGCCAGGCCAACCAGCACTACAACAGCTCCATAAAAGTAATTGAAACCCGTTTAG CTATGCTGCAGGAGATTATAGATGCAGCAGAAGGACCCGATGGTGCAACAGAAGAGAGGAATGAGATGGAAGAGCTGAAGCTGCTTTTGCCTGACATCAGGGAAAAGGTGGAGGATGCCAAGGAAAGCCAGAGAACAGCCAGTGCTGCCTCACAGGCTATCCAGCAGACACTA GGTGGTGCCTCAACTTCAACATTCCTATGTGAAAATGGTGGCCCTTCATCATCAAAAGCATCATTGCAAACAACGAGCCAG ATTCCAGTTAAAGCATGTGACAGCGCCTCATCTTCCAAAGCAGTGTCGGACATCTCTCACTTAGTCAGGAAAAAG AGGAAACCAGAAGAGGAGAGCCCAGTAAAGGACACAGATGCTAAACAAGCAAAACAGGAAACCACAGTTAATGGCAGCGGTGACTCTAGTGCCAGCAACAGCAATGAAGTCCAGGAGGGAAAATCGCAAGAG CCTGCCACCCAGTCAGCCTCTGCTGAGTCCTCGTCGTGA